TGATCTTGTAGCTGTTGTCGATGGCGAGCTGGAGCTTGTCGTTGAGCTGCTCCGCGTCCTTCGCACCCATCACGATGCCGAGGATGCGCCGGTTCTGGCCGTCGACGACGGTGTTCGCCGACCAGAGCAGATTGCCGCCCGCCGGGGTCGACGAGCCGGTCTTGATGCCGCTCACGCCCGGCTTGAGCAGGATGTTGTTGTTGTTCTCGATCCGGCCGGGGAGGCCGTCCACCGTCAGGTTGGGCATGTTCACGATCTCGCGGAACACGTCGAACTGCATGACCGCCTTCGCCAGCTTCAGCTGGTCCTGCGGGGTCGACACGGTGCTGTCGAGCAGACCCGACGGGTCCGTGTACGTGGACTGGGTCATGCCCAGGTCCTTCGCGGCGGCGTTCATCTTCTCGACGAACGCGGCCTCCGAACCGGCGTCCCAGCGCGCGAGCAGCCGGGCCACGTTGTTCGCGGAGGGGATCATGAGGAGCTCCAGGAGCTCCTTCTCCGAGTACGTCTGGCCCGTCTGGACCCTGGCCGTCGACTCGTGCTCCGCCTTGCCCTGATCGGCGGCCTTCTGGTCGATCTCGATCTCGGGGCCCTTCTGCTTCCCCTTGAGCGGGTGGTCACGGAGGATCACGTACGCCGTCATCGTCTTGGTGACGCTCGCGATCGGGGCCGGCTTCTGCGGCCCGTACGTCCCCATGGATCCGACGCCCTCGACCTCGACCGCGCCCTGTCCCTCGGTGGGGAACGGCAGCTTGAGCTCGCCGCCCCCGAAGGTGAAGGTCGGCGCGGCCGAGAGCGTCAGCACGGGCGCGGGCAGCGGGCGGGCCATCTGCACGATCGCAAAGACGATCAGGACCAGGAGGAGCAGCGGGGTCCAGATCCGCACCCGGCGCACGGTCGTCCGCAGCGGGGTGGGCGGCGGGGGCGGCGTGTTCGTCAGCTCGGCGAGCAGGTCGAGCGGGGGCAGCGGGGGCAGCGGCTGCTGCCGCGTCCGCTCGGGCTCGGCGAGCGCGGGCGCGGGCGCGGGCGAAGGCGCGGACGGCGCCTTCGGCTGTACGGGGGCGGAGGCGGCGGGCTTGGGAGCCTCGGGCGCCTTGGGGGCCGCCGCGGCGGCCGCCTGGGCCTTCTGCTCGGCCGGGATGTCCGCCCGCAGCGGCCGGAAGGTGCTGGTGCGCTCGCTGTCGGTGTCGCCGGTGCCGGCGCCCTTGCCGGCGTCCTTGCCCGCGCCGTTGCCGGTCAGGGAGGACGGAAGCTTCAGCGCGGTCGTCGGCTGGTCCACGGGCAGCCGGACGGCCTTGAACATGGTCGTGGGCTGGTCGACCGGCTCGTCCTCGACGACGTCGGCGTCGGCATCGGCATCGGCACCGTCCTCGCCGTCCTCGCCGTCCGAGTCCGCCACGTCGGTGGGGGCGGCGGGTTCCCCGGCGGGCGCCTCGGCCGCGGGCTTCGCGTCCGCAGCCGGCTTCCGCGTCGTGAACCAGGACTCCACGGAGGGCTTCTCCTCGGAGTCCTCCGCGGCCGCCTCCGCCTCGACGGCCTCCTCCTCGGAGCCGTCGCCGGAGTCGTCGTCCGACTCGCCGTCGGAGCTGTCGCCGGAGTCGTCGTCCGTCTCGGACGCACCCTCGGGCTCATCGCCCTCCGGCTCGCGCGCGGCAGCGTCCTCGGCGTCGGACCCGTCCGACCCCGACTCCGACTCCGACTCGTCCTCGACGGACCCCGCGGGCGCCTCCCGCTCCGTCTCGCGCTCCGTCTCCGGCTCATCCGCCGTCGCCACCCACGCCGCCACAGCGGCCTTCAGGCGGTCGCTCTCGGGCTCGGGAGCCTTCTCCGGCTCCCGCTCCGGCTTCTCCGACGGTTCCGGCTTCTCGGACCGCTCCGGCGAATCCGGCGTCTCCGGCTCGGGCGTGGCCGCCGGGGCGTCGTCCTCCGAAGTCCGCGGCGCCAGCGACTTGAAGACGGCCGTCGGCTGGTCCAGCTGGACCGCCGAAGCCGAGGACGACGCAACCGGAGCCGCCGACGAGGCGTCCGACTCATGGAGCACGGAAAGCCGAGGATCCCTGCCGCCGCCCGAGGCGGTCGTCTCCTGAGACGACCCCTGCTGCTCCGCCTTGTCGGGGGACTCGCCCGCCACCGTGCCTCCTCCATGCGTCATGGCTACGTACGGACCATGTACCGGTCCGTGTACCAGTGTCCTGTGTGGACCCCTTGGCCCCCGTGCTAGACGAGAACGACATACCTACTGGTTCCCGGATGAACCACCCAGGCACTCTCGACAGATGAATGTGAGAGGGGTCACCCTGTCATTCATCCACGCGGGGAGGCATGGATGGGCAGGAGCCGCAGAACCATTCCGGAAGAGCTTCTGCTGCTCGCTCTGGACCCGACCACGGGTACCACAGCGCAGCCGCAGTCGCTCGACCTCGGCCTGGCCGGAGCACAGCTAGTGGAGCTGGCGCTGGCAGGCCGGATAGCCCCTGACGGGGATCGTATCGCCGTGGTGATGCCACGGCCGACCGGAGATCCGACCTTGGACTCCGCACTGGAGCTGCTGCGCAGGCGCGGCAGCCCGGTTCGGGCCGTCCACTGGATCGGCGGACCCCGACTGGGGCTCCGTCAGACGTATCTCTCGCATCTGGAGCGATGCGGCATGGTGCATGCCGTGGAGACCCAGATGTGCGGGGTGTTGCCGACGACTCGCTACCAGGCGACGGACACGGCGATCAGTCGGGAGATCCGTTCCCGGCTGGACAGTGCGATCCGCACCGGCGTACCGCCGGACCCGCGGACCGCGGCGCTTGCCGCGCTGGCCCACGCGGTCGGTCTCGGGAAGCACCTCTACCCCGGCAACGAAGGACGGTCGTCGCGGTCCCGGCTGCGCGATCTGATCCGGCACGACCCGATGGGCGGACTCGTGGCGCACGCCGTGATGGACGTCCAGAACGGCGCGGCGGCACAGCCGCGCCGGAGCGCCGCGGGTGTCCCGGCGCAGCCTCGCGGCAGCATGGCCCGCGCGGCGGCGTCCTAGGCATCCCACGCGCAGCACAGAACCCACCCGGGAGCCGCACAGGTGTGCGGGGCGGTCTGGACGGCCGCCCCGCACACGCGCGTTTCCCGAGCTCGGCGGGGCATAGGTTGTGGTCGTTTTCCAGCGCACACCCGGCCATTGGTGGCAGTCTGCCAAGCGGTAGATACTCACAGCTACGCAGCAGACAGCCGGAGGTGCAGTTTCCGTGGCGTCCAACGTCAACCCCACCGTCAGGCGACGCCGATTGGGCCAGGAGCTGCGCAAGCTCCGGGAAGCGAAGAACATGACGGCGGAGCAGGTCGCCGAGCGCCTCCTCGTCTCCCAGTCCAAGATCAGCCGGCTGGAGAACGGCCGTCGCTCCATCAGTCAGCGCGATGTGCGCGACCTGTGCGGTGTGTACGAGGTCGAGGACGAGCGCATGGTCGACTCCCTCATGCAGATGGCCAAGGACTCGCGCCAGCAGGGCTGGTGGCACGCCTTCGGCGACATCCCGTACAGCGTCTACATCGGCCTGGAGACCGACGCGGAGAGCCTGCGGATGTACGAGCCGCAGATCATCCCCGGGCTGCTCCAGACGCACGCGTACGCGGAGGCGGTCATCACCGGCGCGCTGCCGGAGTCGGCGCCCGCGGACATCGAGAAGCGGGTCACGGTCCGCACCCGCCGCCAGGAGCGCATCCGGGACGACGAGCGTCCGCTGCGGCTGTGGGCCGTCATCGACGAGGGCGCGCTGCACCGGATCGTCGGCAGCAGGCAGCTGATGGTGGAACAGCTGGAGCACCTCATCGAGCAGTCGCACCTGCCGCACGTCACCGTGCAGGTGATCCCGTTCGAGATGGGCGCGCATCCCGGGATCAGCGGGCAGTACTCGATCCTGGAGTTCCCGGACACGTCCGACTCCAGCGTCGTCTACATCGAGGGCGTGACGAGCGATCTGTATCTGGAGAAGGCGCAGGACGTCGGCAAGTACAGCGTCATGTACGAGCACCTCAGGGCGCAGGCCCTGAACGTCGAGCAGACCCGGGACTTCATCTCGGAGATGGTGAAGAAGCACGCCAGGGGCTGAGCCGGAAAGCGTCGCGGCTCAGGTCCGAAAAGCAGCTGGGCGGGTACGGTACACCGCGTACTCGCTCCCACGGAAGCCCAGTTGGAATATGCCACTCGGACGTGTGAACGCCGGTCCCGCCGGACGGGACCGGCGAGTAGCGTCGATCACGCCGGCAAGAACGTTGGCGCGACACATCCACTGGCAGAACCGGAGCTGAGCAGCATGGCGATTATTCAGGGTGGCACCGACACCTGGACGAAGTCCTCGTACTCCGGAGGGAACGGGGCCTGCGTCGAAGTGAAGTCCCCCCTCGTGGCCGCGATCGCGGTGCGCGACTCCAAGGCCCCCGAGGGTCCCTCCCTCTCTTTCGGACCGGGATCGTGGAACGCCTTCGTCGGCGAGGTGAGCGACGGGGCCCTCTGAGCCCCGTCGCTGGAGCCGTCAGCCAGGCACCACCGGTGGTACCCGCACCAGACGTACCGCCCGCAGTACGCAAGAGCCCTCTCGACCGGTCCGCCGTCCTGGCCGAGGGGGCTCGGCCTCTGCCCGGGCCGGAGAGCGGCACGGAAGGTCAGCGCAGCTGGTCCACGTAGCGGTCCGTTCCCGGGATCGTCGGGATGAACGGCGCCACGAGTTCCACCCGGCCGCCCTCGGGGCCGCCCAGCGACTCCAGGTCCGCGAAGTGCTCCGTCCAGCACTCCCTCGGGTCCCGTTCGAGGAACCACAGCAGGGTCAGCCGGGTGTCGACGCCCTCGACCTGCTTCACGTACGTCATGCGGTCGCCGGGGAGCGGGGTCGGGCGGAAGACCGTGACCATCGCCGCCGGTGAGCCGGCGAGCCGGCGGGGCAGTTCCCCGGCCCGCAGTCGTTCGAGGAGGGCCGCGCGTTCCTCCGGGCCCTCGGTGTCGATCACCTGGAGGATCAGCCCCGCGTAGGGGTGGTCGAGGGCGTGGAAGTCGCGCGGGCCCGCCGCCCCGTCGCGGTAGACGGTCGTCTCGTGGTCCTGGAACGCGGTGAAGACATGGGTCCGTTCCTGGTGGACGCGGGCGTCGCGGTTGAGCCGTCTGTTGATGCCGACGGTCCACTTCATGTGGTCGTCGTAGCGGCCCTCGGTGATCCAGTACGTGGAGAGGTAGCAGCCCGCGGTGACGGGCCGGGCGACGGCGGACTTCTCCGGGCCGCGCAGGTCCTGGAGTTCGCGGGTGGCGACCCAGCGGCGGCCCGCGTACATCCAGGGCATCGCCATGGCGCCGGCGTAGTAGTGGTCGTCCTCGTACCAGCGGTTGTACGCGTACTCGTGGCCCGGATGCGGCTCGACCATGGTGATCAGCGCGTGGCCGGGCCGCACCCCGTACGGGCCGACGGACGCCAGCTCCGCGTACGTCTCGCTGCGGGTCTCCTCGCTCATCCTCGTTCCCCTTCCCTTGTCGGCGACACCGCCCTACTCTGACGGACCGTCAGATCGATGAACAGGCCCAGGGAGGACCCGGATGCTGCTCCAGGGGAAGACGGTCGTCGTGTCGGGTGTCGGCGCCGGACTCGGCCATCGCATCGCCGAGACGGTCGTACGGGACGGGGGCAACGCGGTCCTCGGCGCCCGTACCGGGGCCAACCTCGCCAAGTCCGCCGCCGAGATCGACCCGGAGGGGCGCCGTACCGCCCACCGGGCCACCGACATCACCGACGAGGCGCAGTGCGAGGCGCTCGCCGCCCTCGCGACCGAGCGGTTCGGCGGGATCGACGCGGTGGTCCACGTCGCCGCGTGGGACTCCTACTTCGGCGGTCTGGAGGACGCCGACTTCGCCACCTGGCAGGGGGTGCTGGACGTCAATCTGCTCGGGACCCTGCGAATGACCCGGGCCTGTCTGCCTGCGCTCAAGGTGCGCGGGGGTTCGGTGGTCCTGATCGGGACGCAGTCGGCGGTGGCCGCGCCCACGCAGGTGCGGCAGGCGGCGTACGCGGCCTCGAAGGGGGCGTTGACCTCGGCGATGTACTCGCTCGCGCACGAGCTGGGACCGCACCGCATCCGGGTCAACACCGTGCTGCCCGGCTGGATGTGGGGTCCGCCGGTGCAGGCCTTCGTCCAGTTCACCGCGCACACCGAGCAGGTCCCGGAGGCGGAGGTACTGGCACGGCTCACCGAGCGGATGGCGCTTCCGGAGCTCGCGACGGACGGGGACGTGGCGGAGGCGGCGGCCTTCCTCGCCTCGGACCGGGCGCGGGCGATCACGGGTCAGTCCCTGCTGGTCAACGCGGGTGAGCTGATGCGGTGAGCCCTTCCTGAACCAGCCGGACAAGTTCATAGACGTGAACAAGGGTCAGTAAACAGAACGATTTTACTGTCCCTTGACCCTCCATTGCATTGTCCCTGCCTTGTGACTCGCCACACCATGAACGGCGTTCACAAGGCGGACCAGATCCCCTGGAGGGGGCTCCATGAACAGTCTCGACTGGGTCGTGCTCATCGGCTACTTCGGCGTGATGGTCGCGATCGGTGTCTGGTCCCACAAGCGGGTGGACACCGTCTCCGACTTCTTCACGGCCGGCGGCCGGATGCCCTGGTGGCTCTCCGGCATCTCCCACCACATGTCGGGCTACAGCGCGGTGATGTTCACCGGGTACGCGGGCATCGCCTTCACCTACGGCGTCACGTCCTACGTCACCTGGTCCTTCCCCATCGCGATCGGCATCGCCATCGGCGCGAGCCTCTTCGCGCCCCGGCTCAACCGGCTGCGCTCCCGCCTCAAGGTGGCCTCCCCGCTCGAATACCTCAAGGACCGCTACAACCTCCCCACGCAGCAGGCCCTCGCCTGGTCCGGCGTCCTGTTGAAGATCGTCGACGTCGGCGCGAAGTGGGCCGCCATCGCCACCCTGCTCTCCGTCTTCACCGGTATCTCCCTCAACCAGGGCATCCTCATCACCGGTGTGGTCACCGGCGTCTACTGCACCGTCGGCGGCCTCTGGGCCGACGCCCTGACCGAACTCGGCCAGTTCGTCATCCAGCTCCTCGCCGGCGTCGCCATGCTCGTCGCCGTACTCGGCAAGCTCGGCGGCTTCAGCGCGCTGTGGACCGTGTGGGACCGTCCCGAGCTCCAGGGCCACACGGCGCCGACGGCCGGCCCGTACACGCTGACCTTCCTCCTCGCGTACCTCTTCATCAAGACCTTCGAGTACAGCGGCGGCATGTGGAACCAGGCCCAGCGCTACATGGCCACCCCCGACGCCCGTGCGGCCACCCGCTCCGGCCGGCTCTCCGCGGTGCTCTGGTTCGTCTGGCCGCTGGTCCTCTTCTTCCCCATGTGGGTCGCGCCGCTGCTCGTCACCCCGAAGAAGCCCGACGCCTCCGACTCGTACGCCCTGATGACCGAGCAGCTGCTGCCGCACGGCCTCCTCGGCCTGGTCGTCGTCGGCTTCTTCTCTCACACCATGGCCATGTGCTCCTCCGACGCCAACGCCATCGCCGCCGTCTTCACCCGTGACATCGCCCCCGCCGTCAGCAAGGCCGCCCGGGGCTGGAGCCAGAAGGCCGGTCTGCTCGCCGCGCGCTGGTCGACCATCGCCTTCCTCGCGCTGTCCATGGCCATCGCCACCCAGGTCAACTCCCCCACCTTCAAGGACATCATCACCGTCGTCATCAAGTGGGTCGCCGGACTCATGGGGCCGATCGCGATCCCCTTCATGCTCGGCCTGCTCCGC
This sequence is a window from Streptomyces sp. NBC_00691. Protein-coding genes within it:
- a CDS encoding DUF397 domain-containing protein — encoded protein: MAIIQGGTDTWTKSSYSGGNGACVEVKSPLVAAIAVRDSKAPEGPSLSFGPGSWNAFVGEVSDGAL
- a CDS encoding SDR family oxidoreductase encodes the protein MLLQGKTVVVSGVGAGLGHRIAETVVRDGGNAVLGARTGANLAKSAAEIDPEGRRTAHRATDITDEAQCEALAALATERFGGIDAVVHVAAWDSYFGGLEDADFATWQGVLDVNLLGTLRMTRACLPALKVRGGSVVLIGTQSAVAAPTQVRQAAYAASKGALTSAMYSLAHELGPHRIRVNTVLPGWMWGPPVQAFVQFTAHTEQVPEAEVLARLTERMALPELATDGDVAEAAAFLASDRARAITGQSLLVNAGELMR
- a CDS encoding sodium:solute symporter family protein yields the protein MNSLDWVVLIGYFGVMVAIGVWSHKRVDTVSDFFTAGGRMPWWLSGISHHMSGYSAVMFTGYAGIAFTYGVTSYVTWSFPIAIGIAIGASLFAPRLNRLRSRLKVASPLEYLKDRYNLPTQQALAWSGVLLKIVDVGAKWAAIATLLSVFTGISLNQGILITGVVTGVYCTVGGLWADALTELGQFVIQLLAGVAMLVAVLGKLGGFSALWTVWDRPELQGHTAPTAGPYTLTFLLAYLFIKTFEYSGGMWNQAQRYMATPDARAATRSGRLSAVLWFVWPLVLFFPMWVAPLLVTPKKPDASDSYALMTEQLLPHGLLGLVVVGFFSHTMAMCSSDANAIAAVFTRDIAPAVSKAARGWSQKAGLLAARWSTIAFLALSMAIATQVNSPTFKDIITVVIKWVAGLMGPIAIPFMLGLLRTFRKSGPTAALVSWAAGLFVFWLTNYGLDGIELQIQIVSPLATSLVLYVLIGFVRPEDTPERDALLARIGGDPDDEDGAAIPAQGGERAGRPLA
- a CDS encoding helix-turn-helix domain-containing protein, producing the protein MASNVNPTVRRRRLGQELRKLREAKNMTAEQVAERLLVSQSKISRLENGRRSISQRDVRDLCGVYEVEDERMVDSLMQMAKDSRQQGWWHAFGDIPYSVYIGLETDAESLRMYEPQIIPGLLQTHAYAEAVITGALPESAPADIEKRVTVRTRRQERIRDDERPLRLWAVIDEGALHRIVGSRQLMVEQLEHLIEQSHLPHVTVQVIPFEMGAHPGISGQYSILEFPDTSDSSVVYIEGVTSDLYLEKAQDVGKYSVMYEHLRAQALNVEQTRDFISEMVKKHARG
- a CDS encoding GOLPH3/VPS74 family protein, with translation MGRSRRTIPEELLLLALDPTTGTTAQPQSLDLGLAGAQLVELALAGRIAPDGDRIAVVMPRPTGDPTLDSALELLRRRGSPVRAVHWIGGPRLGLRQTYLSHLERCGMVHAVETQMCGVLPTTRYQATDTAISREIRSRLDSAIRTGVPPDPRTAALAALAHAVGLGKHLYPGNEGRSSRSRLRDLIRHDPMGGLVAHAVMDVQNGAAAQPRRSAAGVPAQPRGSMARAAAS
- a CDS encoding D-alanyl-D-alanine carboxypeptidase, translating into MTHGGGTVAGESPDKAEQQGSSQETTASGGGRDPRLSVLHESDASSAAPVASSSASAVQLDQPTAVFKSLAPRTSEDDAPAATPEPETPDSPERSEKPEPSEKPEREPEKAPEPESDRLKAAVAAWVATADEPETERETEREAPAGSVEDESESESGSDGSDAEDAAAREPEGDEPEGASETDDDSGDSSDGESDDDSGDGSEEEAVEAEAAAEDSEEKPSVESWFTTRKPAADAKPAAEAPAGEPAAPTDVADSDGEDGEDGADADADADVVEDEPVDQPTTMFKAVRLPVDQPTTALKLPSSLTGNGAGKDAGKGAGTGDTDSERTSTFRPLRADIPAEQKAQAAAAAAPKAPEAPKPAASAPVQPKAPSAPSPAPAPALAEPERTRQQPLPPLPPLDLLAELTNTPPPPPTPLRTTVRRVRIWTPLLLLVLIVFAIVQMARPLPAPVLTLSAAPTFTFGGGELKLPFPTEGQGAVEVEGVGSMGTYGPQKPAPIASVTKTMTAYVILRDHPLKGKQKGPEIEIDQKAADQGKAEHESTARVQTGQTYSEKELLELLMIPSANNVARLLARWDAGSEAAFVEKMNAAAKDLGMTQSTYTDPSGLLDSTVSTPQDQLKLAKAVMQFDVFREIVNMPNLTVDGLPGRIENNNNILLKPGVSGIKTGSSTPAGGNLLWSANTVVDGQNRRILGIVMGAKDAEQLNDKLQLAIDNSYKIIQQAQKDVASAAVVRKGQVLGYVDDGLGGRTPVVATRELKAIGWPGLQVKLALTDGGKAVPHAGKAGDIIGQVSIGTGAGKVSSPVALQADLAEPGFEKKLTRVG